A region of Asticcacaulis excentricus DNA encodes the following proteins:
- the purU gene encoding formyltetrahydrofolate deformylase, with amino-acid sequence MPDTTFFDPSHYVLIIKCPDTRGIVAAVSGYLNDNDISIVESNQFNDSQGDMFYVRVVFKQAGARMPPMSILREGFKPIAHRFSMEWDIHNLSVRPRVIIAVSKFGHCLYELLHRWRSGLLPVEIAAVVSNHEDMRSFVEWNGLPYVHLPITKDTKAEQEAQFLSLIETHQADLVVLARYMQILSDNFSRRLEGRCINIHHSFLPSFKGAKPYHQAHQRGVKIIGATAHYVTSDLDEGPIIEQDVQRVHHGLTPEQLVAIGQDIEARVLARAVTWHAERRVIINGSKTIVFS; translated from the coding sequence ATGCCCGATACGACCTTTTTCGACCCGTCCCATTACGTTCTGATCATCAAATGCCCGGACACGCGCGGTATCGTCGCGGCGGTCTCCGGCTATCTGAACGACAACGACATCTCCATTGTCGAGTCGAACCAGTTCAACGACAGTCAGGGCGACATGTTCTATGTGCGCGTGGTCTTCAAACAGGCCGGTGCGCGGATGCCGCCCATGTCGATCCTGCGCGAAGGGTTCAAGCCGATTGCCCACCGTTTCAGCATGGAATGGGACATCCATAATCTGAGTGTGCGCCCGCGCGTCATCATCGCCGTGTCGAAGTTCGGCCATTGCCTGTACGAGTTGCTGCATCGCTGGCGGTCGGGCCTGTTGCCGGTGGAAATCGCCGCCGTCGTCTCGAACCACGAGGATATGCGCTCGTTTGTCGAATGGAACGGCCTGCCCTATGTCCACCTGCCGATCACCAAAGACACCAAGGCCGAGCAGGAGGCGCAGTTCCTTAGCCTGATCGAGACGCATCAGGCCGATCTGGTCGTGCTGGCGCGTTACATGCAAATCCTGTCCGACAACTTTTCGCGCCGGCTGGAAGGCCGCTGCATCAATATTCACCACTCCTTCCTGCCGTCATTCAAGGGCGCCAAGCCCTATCATCAGGCGCATCAGCGCGGGGTGAAGATCATCGGGGCGACGGCGCACTATGTGACGTCTGATCTCGATGAGGGGCCGATCATCGAACAAGACGTGCAGCGCGTGCACCACGGGCTGACGCCGGAACAACTGGTGGCCATCGGTCAGGATATCGAGGCCCGCGTACTGGCGCGTGCGGTTACTTGGCACGCCGAACGCCGCGTCATCATCAATGGCAGTAAGACGATCGTGTTTAGCTGA
- the infB gene encoding translation initiation factor IF-2 has product MSDPKDDKPEAPKGDNTRAPLSLKPRVGGNVSTGTVKQSFSHGRSKTVVVETKRRIGTPPQGAPSGGAQGTGGAPRAGGENLARPRPAAPQGAPSAPRPAPSGGNAGGLRQDELERRARVLEQARVDQERREAEARRQAEQRAREEAARRAAAAEAAPKSEAPAPAPAPSEPAPQAPAPAQAEAPRRSPIEEALSRPAQRAPREDRRDGFRDDRAPRSDRPQGDRPQGQYGDRPRGDRPQGDRPQGQYGDRPRGDRPQGDRPPFNRDGNRPQGDRPQGQYGDRPRDGNRGDRPQGDRPPFNRDGNRPQGDRPNYGERTPRGDRPQGDRPPFNRDGNRPQGDRGPRDPNRPQGDRGPRPAGETVRYSANSPRPPRGPAGVAPNAPAVSEVDRIRSSRGSPAGKPGDVRARTGDDDDRGRRGGKAGAPTKAVSQTRGEPKRREGRLTLQAVVGDDEGAADRMRSLASVRRAREREREKRKGVTTEQARVSRDVVIPDVITVQELSNRMAVRAVDIIKMLMKQGMMLKINDVIDSDTAELVATEFGHNVKRVSEADVLEGFIDAADHDDDTVVRPPVVAVMGHVDHGKTSLLDALRKEDVAAGEAGGITQHIGAYQIKVPSGERITFLDTPGHAAFSAMRARGANVTDIVVLVVAADDGVMPQTIEAINHARAAKTPIIVAVNKMDKHEANPQRVINELLQHEVVVEALGGETQIVEVSAKTGMGLDNLVEAILLQAEVLDLRANPDRTAEGVVIEAKLDKGRGPVATVLVKRGTLKRGDIIVAGGAWGRVRALIDERNAQLPEAGPSQPVEILGLDQAPDPGEAFAVVENDARAREITEYRQRVKREKMVAPVGVSLSDMMSKLKDNKVKELQLIVKADVQGSAEAIIGSLEKVGNEEVRARIIHSGAGGITESDVQLAKGSNSPIIGFNVRASKQARDLAEREGVEIRYYAIIYDLIDDIKGVLSGMLAPIQRETFLGNAEVLEVFDITKVGKVAGCRVTEGRVEKGARVRILRDDVVIQEMGVLTTLKRFKDEVNSVVVGQECGMSFGPFQDIKKGDFIECFTVEEIKRTL; this is encoded by the coding sequence GGCACGCCTCCGCAAGGTGCGCCTTCGGGTGGGGCTCAGGGCACAGGTGGTGCGCCGCGCGCCGGCGGTGAAAACCTGGCGCGTCCGCGTCCGGCTGCTCCGCAGGGTGCGCCGTCGGCACCGCGCCCGGCACCTTCGGGTGGCAATGCTGGTGGCCTGCGTCAGGATGAGCTGGAACGTCGCGCCCGCGTGCTGGAACAGGCGCGCGTCGATCAGGAGCGCCGCGAAGCCGAAGCGCGCCGTCAGGCCGAACAACGCGCCCGCGAAGAGGCGGCCCGCCGTGCGGCGGCTGCCGAAGCGGCACCGAAATCCGAAGCGCCTGCCCCGGCTCCCGCGCCGTCCGAACCGGCTCCCCAAGCGCCTGCTCCGGCTCAGGCCGAAGCCCCGCGTCGCAGCCCTATCGAAGAGGCCCTGTCGCGTCCGGCTCAGCGCGCCCCGCGCGAAGACCGCCGCGATGGATTCCGTGATGATCGCGCCCCCCGCTCGGATCGTCCGCAAGGCGACCGTCCTCAAGGACAATACGGCGACCGCCCGCGCGGTGATCGTCCGCAAGGTGATCGGCCTCAGGGTCAGTATGGCGACCGTCCTCGCGGAGACCGTCCGCAGGGAGATCGTCCGCCGTTTAACCGCGATGGCAACCGTCCGCAGGGCGACCGGCCTCAGGGTCAGTATGGTGATCGTCCCAGAGACGGGAATCGCGGTGACCGCCCGCAAGGTGATCGTCCGCCGTTCAACCGTGATGGCAACCGTCCGCAAGGCGACCGTCCGAACTATGGCGAACGCACGCCACGTGGCGACCGTCCGCAAGGGGATCGCCCGCCGTTCAACCGCGACGGCAATCGGCCGCAGGGCGATCGCGGCCCCAGAGATCCGAACCGTCCGCAGGGCGACCGCGGTCCGCGTCCGGCCGGTGAAACCGTCCGCTATTCGGCCAATTCCCCGCGTCCGCCGCGTGGTCCGGCCGGTGTGGCCCCGAACGCTCCGGCTGTGTCGGAAGTCGATCGTATCCGCTCCTCGCGCGGTTCGCCGGCAGGTAAGCCGGGTGATGTACGCGCCCGTACCGGGGACGACGATGATCGTGGCCGTCGCGGCGGCAAGGCCGGTGCACCGACCAAGGCCGTCTCGCAGACCCGTGGTGAGCCCAAGCGTCGCGAAGGCCGCCTGACCCTGCAAGCCGTTGTGGGTGACGACGAAGGTGCCGCCGACCGTATGCGTTCGCTGGCCTCGGTTCGCCGGGCCCGTGAGCGTGAACGCGAAAAGCGCAAGGGAGTCACCACCGAACAGGCGCGTGTGTCGCGTGACGTGGTCATCCCGGACGTTATCACGGTTCAGGAACTGTCGAACCGTATGGCCGTGCGTGCTGTGGACATCATCAAGATGCTGATGAAGCAGGGGATGATGCTCAAGATCAACGACGTGATCGACTCCGATACGGCCGAACTGGTGGCCACGGAATTCGGTCACAACGTGAAGCGCGTCTCTGAAGCGGACGTCCTCGAAGGCTTTATCGACGCCGCCGACCATGACGACGATACGGTGGTGCGTCCGCCGGTCGTGGCCGTCATGGGTCACGTTGACCACGGCAAGACCTCGCTGCTCGATGCGTTGCGTAAGGAAGATGTGGCGGCGGGCGAAGCCGGTGGCATCACCCAGCACATCGGTGCCTATCAGATCAAGGTGCCGTCGGGTGAGCGTATCACCTTCCTCGACACGCCGGGTCACGCCGCCTTCTCGGCCATGCGTGCGCGCGGTGCCAATGTGACGGATATCGTGGTGCTGGTCGTGGCGGCGGATGACGGCGTCATGCCGCAGACGATTGAGGCCATCAACCACGCCCGTGCGGCCAAGACGCCGATCATCGTCGCCGTCAACAAGATGGACAAGCACGAAGCCAATCCGCAGCGCGTCATCAACGAACTTCTGCAACACGAAGTCGTCGTCGAAGCGCTGGGCGGTGAAACCCAGATCGTCGAAGTGTCGGCCAAGACCGGCATGGGTCTCGACAATCTGGTCGAAGCCATCCTGCTTCAGGCCGAAGTGCTGGACCTGCGGGCCAATCCGGACCGTACCGCCGAGGGCGTGGTGATTGAGGCCAAGCTCGACAAGGGTCGCGGTCCTGTGGCCACGGTTCTGGTCAAGCGCGGTACGCTGAAGCGCGGCGACATCATCGTGGCTGGTGGTGCCTGGGGCCGCGTGCGCGCCCTCATCGACGAACGCAATGCGCAACTGCCCGAAGCGGGTCCGTCGCAGCCGGTGGAAATCCTCGGCCTCGATCAGGCGCCTGATCCGGGTGAAGCCTTCGCCGTGGTGGAAAACGACGCCCGTGCCCGTGAAATCACCGAGTACCGTCAGCGCGTGAAGCGTGAAAAGATGGTGGCTCCGGTGGGCGTGTCGCTGTCGGACATGATGTCGAAGCTCAAGGACAACAAGGTCAAGGAGCTTCAGCTTATCGTCAAGGCGGACGTGCAGGGTTCGGCCGAAGCCATTATCGGCTCGCTGGAAAAAGTCGGCAACGAAGAGGTCCGCGCGCGGATCATCCATTCGGGTGCTGGCGGTATCACCGAATCCGACGTGCAACTGGCCAAGGGGTCCAATTCGCCCATCATCGGCTTCAACGTCCGTGCCTCCAAGCAGGCGCGTGATCTGGCCGAACGCGAAGGCGTCGAAATCCGCTACTACGCGATCATTTACGACCTGATCGACGACATCAAGGGCGTGCTGTCGGGCATGTTGGCCCCGATCCAGCGCGAAACCTTCCTCGGCAACGCGGAAGTGCTCGAAGTGTTCGATATCACCAAGGTCGGCAAGGTCGCCGGGTGTCGCGTCACCGAAGGCCGCGTCGAAAAAGGCGCGCGCGTGCGTATCCTGCGCGACGATGTCGTCATTCAGGAAATGGGCGTACTTACCACGCTCAAGCGCTTCAAGGACGAGGTCAACTCGGTCGTGGTTGGTCAGGAATGCGGTATGTCCTTCGGTCCCTTCCAGGACATCAAGAAGGGCGACTTCATCGAATGCTTCACGGTCGAAGAGATCAAGCGCACACTCTAA